In the Gasterosteus aculeatus chromosome X, fGasAcu3.hap1.1, whole genome shotgun sequence genome, one interval contains:
- the cxh15orf39 gene encoding uncharacterized protein C15orf39 homolog isoform X1: MMSSQPMPTVVDPVFRSKMPLLDGTIESTGLSKPQNMSDFLGKQMLQYGGAYFSYDPRGKDGAGFTSWSNSKSSLVDARSPVSPLSGMEGQNHIIYRQDSNSSEEGQCHSSPLYHARAKQGFTLFAKSPGISSPTAGGSGAHRKPQTGGESSSPPSENAVYLAIPKPVYVHNPCCNELGCVMTQRYSLEHGSPRMPNTVYEHDWMQTDSHYTEKPLIQRKAQDTVPQQRGVQIESSAERLKRMTEGTWSPGRTRTFPGRIDPKYSSYPCTPTRTLLGSPSEHSQHLQNSPRGYPSLYTSHPVYEHMTSEVYREHSPMTKYGQLTQHPMFYYSQANAEVENGTQFKQREDVPVIVKHTLSNPREHYIVPPSFHGEIPLPGTETLPNHALMQGFDYSYYAVPRFNLNASQLRAAPKRQHASPGVNYSPSVQYVEHPMAPATNLHKDKPNTSLRVGQPHTNFPLLRVEQTSPARRGSQAGLSPSSTQTNRFFHPLNSLHIDRSVFPPTGSSMDRRMDYSAYDAQVTCPKMARSLPVSPAAWPPRSPHHSSDQVQAAVPHCANVRKIIYSPAVAIGNKQDGPVSSSGPAALKGGPKRRPSQSPSPIKIKEEDMDECAVELHKRRRRAEMENGEAGNETDSPPMPIIDNVFSLAPYKVYLQASGELFPGRIGQSAEQRDNETKKDVKAQMPNRDEKQSVLRLVSRTTCADTHMKKPAEEIFEPQNIKVEENVYPLDPYGSSKTPDGGRYCSALTIKKEPEETSSCNSEPMLLIKKCEPDELESKPLLADEKVTSDESKPGGVTAQICLENLSSRALQPKAITPPQPPGSKFDFRNIPPQSLKLSTYKLFFCDTKQSFPAPAQPITQVIVRRHFFEMHHSLCKLVSDFVLASSKEELRTWLSQLGLDEATSPPTKVQKVSCLLGVKAREAWLNEEMKSALDTVLERMREYTAQDRCPFPHVMRTGAVFLPMLVVKELLFPMVQGSFIDQVLQEHRVELRPTTLSEEKLLIQFHKRACSSRLRRLMSLKHLPDIYADVVNLLYHTCVCKHLESTSPDVQKKVQIALVDLKDCEAVQSDHITRGRK; this comes from the exons ATGATGAGCAGCCAGCCAATGCCCACCGTTGTTGACCCGGTGTTTCGAAGCAAAATGCCCCTATTGGACGGGACCATAGAATCCACAGGACTGTCGAAGCCACAAAATATGTCTGATTTCCTGGGTAAGCAGATGCTGCAGTACGGCGGGGCCTACTTCTCTTATGATCCCAGAGGAAAGGACGGCGCGGGATTCACTTCTTGGAGCAACTCAAAGAGCTCTCTGGTCGATGCCAGAAGTCCCGTGAGTCCCCTTTCTGGCATGGAGGGACAAAACCACATCATTTACAGGCAAGACAGCAATTCCTCAGAGGAGGGCCAATGCCATTCTTCCCCACTGTATCATGCCAGAGCAAAACAGGGCTTTACATTATTCGCTAAAAGTCCTGGGATCAGCAGTCCTACTGCTGGGGGCTCAGGGGCTCATAGAAAACCCCAAACTGGAGGTGAGagttcatctcctccatctgaAAACGCTGTTTACTTAGCAATTCCTAAGCCAGTTTATGTGCACAACCCCTGCTGTAATGAACTGGGCTGTGTGATGACACAACGATACAGCCTGGAACACGGCTCTCCGAGGATGCCAAACACTGTGTATGAGCACGATTGGATGCAAACAGATAGCCACTACACAGAAAAACCACTCATCCAGAGGAAAGCGCAAGACACCGTGCCGCAGCAGAGAGGTGTACAGATTGAGTCCAGTGCAGAAAGACTAAAGAGGATGACTGAAGGGACGTGGAGCCCAGGTAGAACGAGGACTTTCCCTGGTAGGATTGACCCCAAATACAGCAGTTACCCATGCACCCCGACTCGCACACTGTTGGGTTCTCCAAGTGAGCACAGCCAGCATTTACAGAACTCCCCCAGAGGTTACCCTAGCTTGTACACCTCCCATCCCGTATATGAGCATATGACCTCAGAGGTTTATCGGGAACATTCTCCCATGACCAAATATGGCCAGCTAACACAGCACCCAATGTTTTACTACTCTCAGGCAAATGCTGAGGTAGAGAACGGGACACAGTTCAAGCAGAGAGAAGATGTGCCTGTTATtgttaaacacacactctcaaacCCCAGGGAGCATTACATCGTGCCTCCGTCGTTTCACGGTGAAATTCCATTGCCAGGCACTGAAACATTGCCAAATCATGCCTTGATGCAGGGTTTTGACTATTCATATTACGCAGTTCccagatttaatttaaatgcaaGCCAACTCCGAGCCGCCCCGAAAAGGCAACATGCATCCCCTGGCGTAAATTATTCCCCATCCGTCCAATACGTGGAGCACCCCATGGCCCCTGCAACCAATCTACACAAGGACAAACCCAACACAAGCCTGCGTGTTGGCCAACCACACACCAACTTCCCACTGCTACGTGTGGAACAAACCAGTCCTGCCCGGCGTGGAAGCCAAGCTGGTCTCTCACCATCCAGCACACAGACTAACAGATTTTTTCACCCACTCAACAGCCTGCACATTGACCGATCTGTCTTTCCACCAACTGGCTCGAGTATGGACAGAAGGATGGACTATTCCGCTTATGATGCCCAGGTTACGTGCCCAAAAATGGCAAGAAGCCTTCCTGTTTCGCCAGCTGCATGGCCGCCCCGGTCACCGCATCACAGTTCAGATCAAGTCCAGGCAGCTGTACCTCATTGTGCAAACGTCCGAAAAATAATTTATTCCCCTGCTGTTGCAATAGGAAATAAACAGGATGGCCCCGTGTCCAGTTCAGGCCCTGCTGCTCTGAAAGGGGGCCCGAAAAGACGTCCTTCTCAATCCCCTTCaccaatcaaaataaaagaagaggaTATGGATGAATGTGCGGTTGAACTCCATAAGAGAAGACGAAGGGCGGAAATGGAGAATGGAGAAGCAGGAAATGAAACGGACTCTCCTCCAATGCCAATAATTGACAATGTCTTTAGCTTGGCACCTTACAAAGTTTACCTGCAGGCATCTGGAGAGTTATTTCCAGGCAGAATCGGCCAATCAGCTGAGCAGCGTGACAACGAAACCAAGAAAGACGTTAAAGCCCAAATGCCCAATCGAGATGAAAAGCAGTCTGTGCTCCGTCTAGTTTCCAGAACAACGTGTGCAGATACTCACATGAAGAAGCCTGCTGAAGAGATCTTTGAACCCCAAAATATTAAAGTGGAAGAAAACGTATATCCATTAGATCCCTATGGGTCCTCAAAGACTCCTGATGGTGGGAGGTACTGCAGCGCATTAACAATCAAAAAAGAACCTGAAGAGACCAGTTCATGCAACAGCGAACCAATGTTGTTGATAAAGAAATGTGAACCTGATGAACTTGAAAGTAAACCCTTGTTAGCAGATGAAAAAGTAACCTCAGATGAGTCCAAACCTGGTGGGGTCACTGCACAGATTTGTCTTGAGAACTTGTCTTCTCGGGCCCTGCAACCCAAAGCCATTACTCCTCCTCAACCACCTGGAAGCAAATTTGATTTTAGAAACATTCCTCCCCAGAGTCTGAAACTTTCCACCTACAAATTATTCTTTTGTGATACAAAGCAATCTTTCCCGGCTCCTGCACAGCCAATAACCCAAGTTATAGTCCGCAGGCACTTCTTTGAGATGCACCATTCACTCTGCAAGCTGGTGTCCGACTTTGTTTTGGCTTCTTCAAAGGAGGAACTCCGAACCTGGTTGTCTCAGTTGGGACTTGATGAAGCGACATCTCCTCCAACCAAAGTCCAGAAAGTGTCTTGTTTGTTGGGGGTAAAAGCCAGAGAGGCGTGGCTCAATGAGGAGATGAAGTCAGCGCTTGATACGGTGCTGGAGAGGATGCGAGAATACACCGCCCAGGACCGCTGTCCTTTTCCGCACGTCATGCGGACGGGGGCGGTGTTCCTCCCCATGCTGGTGGTGAAGGAGCTGCTGTTTCCAATGGTCCAGGGCAGCTTCATCGACCAGGTCCTGCAGGAGCACAGAGTGGAGCTGCGGCCGACCACGCTCTCCGAAGAGAAGCTCCTCATCCAGTTCCATAAAAGAGCCTGTTCCTCCAGGCTCAGAAGACTAATGTCCCTCAAACACCTGCCTGACATTTACGCTGACGTGGTCAACCTTTTGTATCACACCTGTGTCTGCAAACACCTGG AATCAACCTCACCTGATGTCCAAAAGAAAGTCCAg ATAGCATTGGTGGACCTCAAAGATTGTGAAGCAGTGCAGTCGGATCACATTACCAGAGGAAGGAAGTGA
- the cxh15orf39 gene encoding uncharacterized protein C15orf39 homolog isoform X2, with protein sequence MMSSQPMPTVVDPVFRSKMPLLDGTIESTGLSKPQNMSDFLGKQMLQYGGAYFSYDPRGKDGAGFTSWSNSKSSLVDARSPVSPLSGMEGQNHIIYRQDSNSSEEGQCHSSPLYHARAKQGFTLFAKSPGISSPTAGGSGAHRKPQTGGESSSPPSENAVYLAIPKPVYVHNPCCNELGCVMTQRYSLEHGSPRMPNTVYEHDWMQTDSHYTEKPLIQRKAQDTVPQQRGVQIESSAERLKRMTEGTWSPGRTRTFPGRIDPKYSSYPCTPTRTLLGSPSEHSQHLQNSPRGYPSLYTSHPVYEHMTSEVYREHSPMTKYGQLTQHPMFYYSQANAEVENGTQFKQREDVPVIVKHTLSNPREHYIVPPSFHGEIPLPGTETLPNHALMQGFDYSYYAVPRFNLNASQLRAAPKRQHASPGVNYSPSVQYVEHPMAPATNLHKDKPNTSLRVGQPHTNFPLLRVEQTSPARRGSQAGLSPSSTQTNRFFHPLNSLHIDRSVFPPTGSSMDRRMDYSAYDAQVTCPKMARSLPVSPAAWPPRSPHHSSDQVQAAVPHCANVRKIIYSPAVAIGNKQDGPVSSSGPAALKGGPKRRPSQSPSPIKIKEEDMDECAVELHKRRRRAEMENGEAGNETDSPPMPIIDNVFSLAPYKVYLQASGELFPGRIGQSAEQRDNETKKDVKAQMPNRDEKQSVLRLVSRTTCADTHMKKPAEEIFEPQNIKVEENVYPLDPYGSSKTPDGGRYCSALTIKKEPEETSSCNSEPMLLIKKCEPDELESKPLLADEKVTSDESKPGGVTAQICLENLSSRALQPKAITPPQPPGSKFDFRNIPPQSLKLSTYKLFFCDTKQSFPAPAQPITQVIVRRHFFEMHHSLCKLVSDFVLASSKEELRTWLSQLGLDEATSPPTKVQKVSCLLGVKAREAWLNEEMKSALDTVLERMREYTAQDRCPFPHVMRTGAVFLPMLVVKELLFPMVQGSFIDQVLQEHRVELRPTTLSEEKLLIQFHKRACSSRLRRLMSLKHLPDIYADVVNLLYHTCVCKHLESTSPDVQKKVQD encoded by the exons ATGATGAGCAGCCAGCCAATGCCCACCGTTGTTGACCCGGTGTTTCGAAGCAAAATGCCCCTATTGGACGGGACCATAGAATCCACAGGACTGTCGAAGCCACAAAATATGTCTGATTTCCTGGGTAAGCAGATGCTGCAGTACGGCGGGGCCTACTTCTCTTATGATCCCAGAGGAAAGGACGGCGCGGGATTCACTTCTTGGAGCAACTCAAAGAGCTCTCTGGTCGATGCCAGAAGTCCCGTGAGTCCCCTTTCTGGCATGGAGGGACAAAACCACATCATTTACAGGCAAGACAGCAATTCCTCAGAGGAGGGCCAATGCCATTCTTCCCCACTGTATCATGCCAGAGCAAAACAGGGCTTTACATTATTCGCTAAAAGTCCTGGGATCAGCAGTCCTACTGCTGGGGGCTCAGGGGCTCATAGAAAACCCCAAACTGGAGGTGAGagttcatctcctccatctgaAAACGCTGTTTACTTAGCAATTCCTAAGCCAGTTTATGTGCACAACCCCTGCTGTAATGAACTGGGCTGTGTGATGACACAACGATACAGCCTGGAACACGGCTCTCCGAGGATGCCAAACACTGTGTATGAGCACGATTGGATGCAAACAGATAGCCACTACACAGAAAAACCACTCATCCAGAGGAAAGCGCAAGACACCGTGCCGCAGCAGAGAGGTGTACAGATTGAGTCCAGTGCAGAAAGACTAAAGAGGATGACTGAAGGGACGTGGAGCCCAGGTAGAACGAGGACTTTCCCTGGTAGGATTGACCCCAAATACAGCAGTTACCCATGCACCCCGACTCGCACACTGTTGGGTTCTCCAAGTGAGCACAGCCAGCATTTACAGAACTCCCCCAGAGGTTACCCTAGCTTGTACACCTCCCATCCCGTATATGAGCATATGACCTCAGAGGTTTATCGGGAACATTCTCCCATGACCAAATATGGCCAGCTAACACAGCACCCAATGTTTTACTACTCTCAGGCAAATGCTGAGGTAGAGAACGGGACACAGTTCAAGCAGAGAGAAGATGTGCCTGTTATtgttaaacacacactctcaaacCCCAGGGAGCATTACATCGTGCCTCCGTCGTTTCACGGTGAAATTCCATTGCCAGGCACTGAAACATTGCCAAATCATGCCTTGATGCAGGGTTTTGACTATTCATATTACGCAGTTCccagatttaatttaaatgcaaGCCAACTCCGAGCCGCCCCGAAAAGGCAACATGCATCCCCTGGCGTAAATTATTCCCCATCCGTCCAATACGTGGAGCACCCCATGGCCCCTGCAACCAATCTACACAAGGACAAACCCAACACAAGCCTGCGTGTTGGCCAACCACACACCAACTTCCCACTGCTACGTGTGGAACAAACCAGTCCTGCCCGGCGTGGAAGCCAAGCTGGTCTCTCACCATCCAGCACACAGACTAACAGATTTTTTCACCCACTCAACAGCCTGCACATTGACCGATCTGTCTTTCCACCAACTGGCTCGAGTATGGACAGAAGGATGGACTATTCCGCTTATGATGCCCAGGTTACGTGCCCAAAAATGGCAAGAAGCCTTCCTGTTTCGCCAGCTGCATGGCCGCCCCGGTCACCGCATCACAGTTCAGATCAAGTCCAGGCAGCTGTACCTCATTGTGCAAACGTCCGAAAAATAATTTATTCCCCTGCTGTTGCAATAGGAAATAAACAGGATGGCCCCGTGTCCAGTTCAGGCCCTGCTGCTCTGAAAGGGGGCCCGAAAAGACGTCCTTCTCAATCCCCTTCaccaatcaaaataaaagaagaggaTATGGATGAATGTGCGGTTGAACTCCATAAGAGAAGACGAAGGGCGGAAATGGAGAATGGAGAAGCAGGAAATGAAACGGACTCTCCTCCAATGCCAATAATTGACAATGTCTTTAGCTTGGCACCTTACAAAGTTTACCTGCAGGCATCTGGAGAGTTATTTCCAGGCAGAATCGGCCAATCAGCTGAGCAGCGTGACAACGAAACCAAGAAAGACGTTAAAGCCCAAATGCCCAATCGAGATGAAAAGCAGTCTGTGCTCCGTCTAGTTTCCAGAACAACGTGTGCAGATACTCACATGAAGAAGCCTGCTGAAGAGATCTTTGAACCCCAAAATATTAAAGTGGAAGAAAACGTATATCCATTAGATCCCTATGGGTCCTCAAAGACTCCTGATGGTGGGAGGTACTGCAGCGCATTAACAATCAAAAAAGAACCTGAAGAGACCAGTTCATGCAACAGCGAACCAATGTTGTTGATAAAGAAATGTGAACCTGATGAACTTGAAAGTAAACCCTTGTTAGCAGATGAAAAAGTAACCTCAGATGAGTCCAAACCTGGTGGGGTCACTGCACAGATTTGTCTTGAGAACTTGTCTTCTCGGGCCCTGCAACCCAAAGCCATTACTCCTCCTCAACCACCTGGAAGCAAATTTGATTTTAGAAACATTCCTCCCCAGAGTCTGAAACTTTCCACCTACAAATTATTCTTTTGTGATACAAAGCAATCTTTCCCGGCTCCTGCACAGCCAATAACCCAAGTTATAGTCCGCAGGCACTTCTTTGAGATGCACCATTCACTCTGCAAGCTGGTGTCCGACTTTGTTTTGGCTTCTTCAAAGGAGGAACTCCGAACCTGGTTGTCTCAGTTGGGACTTGATGAAGCGACATCTCCTCCAACCAAAGTCCAGAAAGTGTCTTGTTTGTTGGGGGTAAAAGCCAGAGAGGCGTGGCTCAATGAGGAGATGAAGTCAGCGCTTGATACGGTGCTGGAGAGGATGCGAGAATACACCGCCCAGGACCGCTGTCCTTTTCCGCACGTCATGCGGACGGGGGCGGTGTTCCTCCCCATGCTGGTGGTGAAGGAGCTGCTGTTTCCAATGGTCCAGGGCAGCTTCATCGACCAGGTCCTGCAGGAGCACAGAGTGGAGCTGCGGCCGACCACGCTCTCCGAAGAGAAGCTCCTCATCCAGTTCCATAAAAGAGCCTGTTCCTCCAGGCTCAGAAGACTAATGTCCCTCAAACACCTGCCTGACATTTACGCTGACGTGGTCAACCTTTTGTATCACACCTGTGTCTGCAAACACCTGG AATCAACCTCACCTGATGTCCAAAAGAAAGTCCAg